One window of Candidatus Caldatribacterium sp. genomic DNA carries:
- a CDS encoding purine-nucleoside phosphorylase — protein sequence NAAGGLNRNMRRGDLMIITDHINLLGDNPLRGPNDPELGPRFPDMSEVYDRELRELALQIGLEHGIYLHQGVYVALPGPSLETPAEYRFLIKIGADAVGMSTVPEVIVAKHAGMRVFGISCITDLAIDGVVAPLSFEEVVQAANEAQPKLTLIIRELVRRMSL from the coding sequence CAATGCGGCAGGAGGTCTCAACCGGAACATGCGTCGTGGGGACCTTATGATTATTACCGACCACATTAACCTCCTTGGGGATAATCCTCTGCGGGGACCCAATGACCCGGAACTTGGCCCCCGTTTCCCGGATATGTCCGAGGTGTACGATAGGGAACTCCGAGAGCTTGCGCTTCAGATTGGTCTTGAGCATGGCATCTACCTCCATCAGGGAGTGTACGTTGCTCTGCCTGGGCCGAGTCTTGAGACCCCTGCGGAGTACCGTTTCCTCATAAAAATTGGAGCTGATGCAGTAGGTATGTCCACCGTTCCTGAGGTTATCGTGGCAAAACACGCGGGAATGCGGGTCTTTGGCATTTCCTGCATTACCGACCTTGCTATCGATGGAGTGGTTGCGCCTTTGAGTTTCGAAGAGGTGGTTCAGGCGGCTAACGAAGCGCAACCAAAACTCACCCTCATCATTCGGGAACTCGTTCGGAGGATGTCCCTATGA
- a CDS encoding small multi-drug export protein → MSFSGILRVALFAMLPVSEVRGALPYGVFVERLPLPLVLLVALLANIAPFFLVMYFVPPLVQLLQGIPWFRRLWTWYTEKAQKRFLSYKKYGKWGILLFVGVPLPFTGVWTGTLIAFLAGFRPWEVFPFALGGLAMATGIVTLLVLFGRGV, encoded by the coding sequence ATGAGTTTTTCAGGAATCCTCCGGGTTGCTCTTTTTGCCATGCTTCCGGTAAGCGAAGTTAGGGGAGCGCTTCCGTACGGTGTTTTTGTGGAGAGGCTTCCCCTTCCTCTTGTTCTCTTGGTTGCGCTCCTTGCAAACATCGCCCCCTTTTTCCTTGTCATGTACTTTGTCCCACCTCTTGTGCAACTCCTCCAGGGCATTCCATGGTTTCGACGTCTGTGGACATGGTACACCGAAAAAGCACAGAAGCGATTTCTTTCCTACAAGAAGTATGGAAAGTGGGGCATTCTCCTCTTTGTAGGTGTTCCCTTACCCTTTACCGGAGTATGGACGGGGACGCTTATTGCCTTTCTTGCCGGTTTTCGTCCCTGGGAGGTATTTCCCTTTGCCTTAGGTGGCCTGGCGATGGCAACAGGCATTGTAACGCTTCTTGTTCTTTTTGGTAGGGGAGTGTAG